A region of Emys orbicularis isolate rEmyOrb1 chromosome 20, rEmyOrb1.hap1, whole genome shotgun sequence DNA encodes the following proteins:
- the LOC135892436 gene encoding intelectin-like protein, with product MLKSAVRRLSDTGTGNQSTMKQLALLLLLISVTGATPCAESVGAAELKLAIRDLVDNWEDTSCSQSGQSYPSLPRSCKEIKATRAGAGDGIYTLRTENGETYQTFCDMTTKGGGWTLVASVHENNVYGKCTNGDRWSSQQGSDVNYPEGDGNWANYNTFGSAVGSTSDDYKNPGYYDLQAQDLSVWHVTNKTPLKEWKNKSILRYHTETSFLSSEGGNLLKLYQKYPVKYGAGVCKTNNGPAVPVIYDYGDAQQTANYYSPNGRNEFVPGYIQFRVFNTEKAAMALCAGVKVTGCNTEHHCLGGGGFFPEGNPVQCSDFPAFAWDGYGTHQHWSVSKEMIESAVLLFYR from the exons ATGCTGAAATCTGCAGTTAGACGCCTCAGCGACACTGGAACTGGGAACCAG TCAACAATGAAGCAACTCGCTCTCCTGCTGCTCCTCATCTCAGTGACCGGGGCGACCCCTTGCG CCGAGAGCGTGGGTGCTGCTGAACTGAAACTCGCCATCCGTGACCTGGTGGACAACTGGGAAGACACGTCCTGCTCCCAGAGTGGCCAGAGCTACCCGAGCCTGCCCCGCAGCTGCAAGGAAATTAAAGCCACCCGGGCCGGGGCTGGAG atGGGATTTACACCCTGCGCACCGAGAACGGCGAGACCTACCAGACCTTCTGCGACATGACCACCAAGGGGGGCGGCTGGACCCTGGTGGCCAGCGTGCACGAGAACAACGTCTACGGCAAGTGCACCAATGGCGATCGCTGGTCCAGCCAGCAGGGGAGTGACGTCAACTACCCGGAGGGAGACGGCAACTGGGCCAATTACAACACCTTCGGCTCTGCGGTGGGCTCTACCAGCGACGACTACAAG AACCCTGGTTATTACGATCTCCAAGCCCAGGACCTGTCCGTGTGGCACGTAACTAACAAGACGCCTCTGAAGGAATGGAAGAACAAGTCCATCCTGAGGTACCACACCGAGACCAGCTTCCTGTCCTCGGAGGGGGGGAACCTCCTCAAACTCTACCAG AAATACCCAGTGAAATACGGCGCCGGCGTCTGCAAGACCAACAATGGCCCCGCCGTGCCCGTCATCTATGACTATGGCGATGCCCAGCAAACTGCCAACTATTACTCTCCAAACGGCCGAA ATGAATTCGTCCCTGGCTACATCCAGTTCCGCGTGTTTAATACTGAGAAGGCGGCCatggctctgtgtgctggggtGAAAGTCACCGGCTGTAACACCGAGCAT CACTGCCTGGGTGGAGGAGGGTTCTTCCCAGAAGGGAACCCGGTTCAGTGCAGCGATtttcctgcctttgcctgggaTGGCTATGGAACCCATCAGCACTGGAGCGTATCCAAGGAGATGATTGAATCCGCAGTGCTGCTGTTCTACCGCTGA
- the LOC135892552 gene encoding interferon-inducible GTPase 5-like, which yields MRVSVVQHSQELTQELAFPSVRQGLQQLAGANMASQSSEGIIKLSREELEALKAAFEEGNLAGVASRLQEMLESLESIQLDVGITGETGSGKSSFVNALRGLGDEDAGAACTGVVETTREPTPYQHPRYPNVTIWDLQGIGTPNFHPDAYLEQVGFSRYDIFFIIASQRFTANHAALARHIQAMDKNFYFVRSKVDVDLDSSLRRRPSSYSEVGVLQEIRQNCLEGLRAQGIRSPQVFLLSAFDLSKYDFHLLGETLERELSHHKRHAFLMALPNISLHILEKKKAAMLKQMWLISTVACGVHAAPIPGLLISCDVDILARTLQGYCKSFGLDDDSLEKLAAEVGQPVGQLKAVIKAPLAKEISNSLVVQLLIQAGGKVPKLSKEVLRSVPVLGSMASGALSFATTYKMLRSFMDEVTASVQGVLIKAFEVDAEK from the coding sequence ATGAGGGTTTCAGTGGTTCAGCATTCCCAGGAACTCACACAAGAACTGGCCTTTCCCTCTGTAagacaggggctgcagcagcttgCCGGAGCCAACATGGCCTCACAGAGCAGTGAGGGCATCATCAAGCTGTcaagggaggagctggaggcccTGAAAGCTGCCTTTGAGGAGGGGAACCTCGCCGGAGTGGCCTCCAGGCTGCAGGAAATGCTGGAGTCGCTGGAGAGCATCCAGCTGGATGTGGGCATCACGGGCGAGACCGGCTCCGGGAAGTCGTCCTTTGTCAAcgccctgcggggcctgggcgaTGAGGATGCAGGTGCTGCCTGCACTGGTGTGGTGGAGACCACCAGGGAGCCGACTCCATACCAGCATCCCCGGTACCCCAACGTGACCATCTGGGACCTGCAGGGGATCGGCACACCCAATTTCCACCCCGACGCCTACCTGGAGCAGGTCGGCTTCTCGCGCTACGACATCTTCTTCATCATCGCCTCGCAGCGCTTCACCGCCAACCATGCCGCTCTGGCCCGCCACATCCAGGCCATGGACAAGAACTTCTACTTCGTCCGCTCCAAGGTGGATGTAGACCTGGATTCCTCCCTCAGGCGCCGGCCATCCAGCTACAGCgaggtgggggtgctgcaggagaTCCGGCAGAACTGCCTGGAGGGTCTGCGGGCCCAAGGCATCCGCTCGCCCCAGGTCTTCCTCCTCTCAGCTTTTGATCTCAGCAAATACGACTTCCACCTCCTGGGGGAGACGCTGGAGAGGGAGCTGAGCCACCACAAGCGGCACGCCTTCCTGATGGCCCTGCCCAACATCTCCCTGCACATCCTGGAGAAGAAGAAGGCTGCCATGCTGAAGCAGATGTGGCTGATCTCCACCGTGGCCTGCGGTGTCCACGCCGCTCCCATCCCAGGGCTCCTGATCTCCTGCGATGTGGACATCCTGGCCAGGACCCTGCAAGGTTACTGCAAGAGCTTTGGCCTGGATGATGACTCTCTGGAGAAGCTGGCAGCAGAAGTGGGGCAGCCGGTGGGacagttgaaggctgttatcaaggCACCACTGGCCAAGGAGATATCCAACAGCCTGGTGGTGCAGCTGCTGATACAGGCAGGTGGCAAGGTGCCAAAGCTATCCAAGGAGGTGCTGCGCTCtgtccctgtgctgggctccatgGCATCTGGAGCACTGTCTTTTGCCACCACTTACAAGATGCTGAGGAGTTTCATGGATGAGGTGACTGCCAGTGTCCAGGGGGTGCTGATCAAAGCCTTCGAGGTGGATGCTGAGAAAtga